The Anopheles coluzzii chromosome 2, AcolN3, whole genome shotgun sequence genome window below encodes:
- the LOC120959342 gene encoding uncharacterized protein K02A2.6-like yields MSVCGRRKFVPVKLFGMDVRLQLDTASDITVIDRQLWKRIGSPCLRPVTIRAKTASGARLQLNGEFRAQVGIKEKSLVATIRVADANLRLLGTDLIDRFNLWSVPMDRFCCYISENQERPAESVMKIEQIKEQFPTVFRNTLGLCTKANIKLKLREGVAPIFRPKRPVAHAMESAVDDELNRLEKLGVITPTNFSEWAAPIVVVRKANGQIRICGDYSTGLNSSLCAHEYPLPLPDDIFAKLSGCHIFSKIDLSDAFLQVQIDEDYRHILTINTHRGLYYYNRLPPGIKVAPAAFQQLIDTMLAGTKRVCGYMDDLIIGGATEAEHDRHLKDVLKRIEEYGFTIRNEKCEFKTNEIRYLGHVIDSQGLRPDPNKIAAIRNLPEPTNLTEIRSFLGAINYYGKFVPNMRQLRFRLDELLKHGERFQWDHKCKEAFDQFKKILSSNLLLAHYNPNEKIVVSADASSVGLGATLSHRYADGSMKVVQHASRALTEAEKRYSQIDREGLAIVYAVTKFHRMLYGRHFLLQTDHRPLLQIFGSKKGIPIYTANRLQRFALTLQLYDFEIEYVRTEQFGNADILSRLIKNRSQPEDDYVIASIEMERDVKAMAIEAMSNFPISFREIERHTSADAMLRKVRHYIQDGWPTSVSYGNELACLNSRKDALTLIDGCILFGERVVIPQRLRERCLKQLHQGHPGMQRMKSVARSYIYWPFLDRDIMEYVRTCSSCATAAKSPPHESPQAWGKTNTPWERIHVDYAGPIDGEYFLIVVDAHSKWPEIFKTPSSTSTATITMLRGLFARFGMPVTLVTDNGTQFTSEAFSDFCLKNGVHHMRTAPFHPQSNGQAERFVDSFKRALRKIRIGGMALQEAIDIFLQTYRTTPNPQVEQNKSPAELMFGRHIRTCFELLRPPPRLENQATYNSTRLFKQSDLVFIKEYSRNNWKWIPAVIVRRIGHVMYLVQTNDRRTRRCHMNQIRQRFYESTENRSLASIPLSVLLESWNLPLPPQTTINPSETETPVACTSIPQTSTTCMLQPESASQPTIASSRSTQHTPCHREAQQPLAPRRSSRNRTVPRRFAPYRMN; encoded by the coding sequence ATGAGCGTATGTGGTCGGCGGAAGTTCGTGCCTGTAAAACTGTTTGGTATGGATGTGAGGTTACAATTAGATACAGCTTCGGATATTACGGTTATAGATCGTCAGTTATGGAAAAGAATTGGGAGTCCATGTTTAAGGCCAGTGACAATAAGAGCCAAAACAGCATCTGGTGCTAGGTTGCAGCTAAACGGAGAATTTAGAGCACAAGTTGGGATTAAAGAAAAAAGTCTAGTAGCAACAATACGAGTGGCTGATGCGAATTTACGATTGCTTGGTACAGATTTAATCGATCGTTTTAATCTGTGGTCTGTACCGATGGATAGATTTTGCTGTTATATTTCGGAAAATCAAGAGAGACCAGCGGAAAGTGTAATGAAGATAGAGCAAATTAAAGAGCAATTTCCGACAGTTTTTCGCAACACATTGGGATTATGTACTAAGGCAAATATAAAGCTGAAGTTAAGAGAAGGTGTTGCACCTATTTTCCGTCCCAAGCGGCCTGTAGCTCATGCCATGGAGAGTGCCGTAGATGATGAGTTGAATAGATTAGAAAAACTTGGAGTTATAACACCTACAAACTTCTCTGAATGGGCGGCTCCCATAGTAGTAGTAAGGAAAGCAAATGGGCAAATTAGAATATGTGGCGATTACTCAACAGGGTTGAATTCATCTTTATGTGCTCATGAATACCCGCTTCCATTGCCCGATGACATATTCGCAAAGCTATCAGGATGCCACATATTTAGCAAGATAGATTTATCTGATGCATTCCTTCAAGTTCAGATAGACGAAGATTACCGACATATTCTTACAATCAATACGCATCGTGGCCTATACTACTATAATCGCCTCCCACCAGGCATAAAGGTTGCTCCAGCAGCTTTTCAGCAACTGATCGACACAATGCTAGCTGGAACTAAGAGAGTGTGTGGGTATATGGATGATTTAATCATCGGAGGCGCAACCGAAGCAGAACATGATAGGCATTTAAAGGATGTGTTAAAGCGAATCGAGGAATATGGATTTACCATCAGAAACGAAAAATGCGAATTTAAAACGAATGAAATAAGATACCTGGGGCACGTAATTGATAGTCAAGGTTTAAGACCAGATCCAAATAAGATTGCAGCGATAAGAAATTTACCGGAGCCTACAAACCTCACTGAGATTAGATCGTTTCTGGGAGCCATAAATTATTATGGAAAATTCGTGCCGAATATGCGACAGCTCCGATTTCGCTTGGATGAATTATTAAAGCACGGAGAGCGTTTCCAGTGGGATCATAAATGTAAAGAAGCGTTTGATCAGTTTAAGAAGATACTTTCATCAAATTTGCTCCTCGCGCACTATAACCCTAATGAAAAGATAGTGGTATCAGCTGATGCATCCTCTGTTGGGTTAGGAGCTACATTGAGCCATAGGTATGCGGATGGTAGTATGAAAGTGGTTCAGCACGCTTCGAGAGCGTTAACAGAGGCAGAGAAACGATATAGCCAAATTGACCGTGAAGGGTTGGCAATAGTTTATGCAGTAACAAAATTCCACAGAATGTTATATGGACGGCATTTTTTACTGCAGACGGATCATCGACCGCTATTGCAAATTTTTGGCTCTAAGAAAGGCATACCGATTTATACAGCAAATAGATTGCAAAGATTTGCATTAACTCTGCAATTATACGATTTTGAGATCGAATACGTTAGAACTGAGCAGTTTGGCAACGCGGATATATTATCCAGATTGATAAAAAACCGTTCGCAACCAGAGGATGATTATGTTATCGCCAGTATAGAGATGGAAAGAGATGTAAAGGCTATGGCGATAGAGGCCATGAGTAATTTTCCTATAAGCTTCAGGGAAATAGAAAGGCATACATCGGCAGACGCGATGCTACGTAAAGTGCGACATTATATACAAGATGGTTGGCCAACAAGCGTGTCTTACGGTAATGAGCTAGCATGTCTTAATAGCAGAAAGGATGCTTTAACGCTTATTGATGGTTGTATTCTTTTCGGGGAGAGAGTGGTGATACCACAAAGATTGCGAGAGCGTTGTTTGAAGCAATTGCACCAGGGTCATCCAGGTATGCAAAGAATGAAGTCAGTTGCACGAAGTTATATATATTGGCCATTCTTGGATAGAGATATAATGGAGTATGTCAGAACATGTTCATCGTGTGCAACTGCCGCAAAATCACCACCACATGAATCTCCACAGGCTTGGGGTAAAACTAACACTCCATGGGAGCGCATACACGTAGATTATGCAGGACCCATTGATGGGGAATATTTTCTGATTGTAGTTGATGCACACTCTAAGTGGCCGGAAATATTTAAGACACCAAGTAGTACATCAACAGCTACGATAACTATGTTGAGAGGATTATTCGCCCGGTTTGGCATGCCGGTGACTTTAGTAACAGATAATGGTACGCAATTTACCAGCGAAGCATTcagtgatttttgtttgaaaaatggtgTGCATCATATGAGAACAGCGCCGTTCCACCCTCAGTCCAACGGCCAGGCCGAGCGTTTTGTGGATTCGTTTAAAAGGGCATTGCGGAAGATAAGAATTGGTGGCATGGCGTTACAAGAGGCAATCGACATATTCCTGCAAACGTATAGAACAACTCCAAATCCTCAGGTAGAGCAGAACAAATCACCCGCAGAGCTCATGTTTGGAAGACATATTAGAACCTGTTTTGAGTTACTGCGGCCGCCACCAAGATTAGAGAACCAAGCCACATACAACAGCACGAGATTATTCAAACAAAGCGATCTAGTATTTATCAAAGAGTATAGCCGAAACAATTGGAAATGGATACCTGCGGTTATAGTTAGAAGGATTGGCCACGTAATGTATCTGGTGCAAACAAATGATCGGCGTACTAGGAGGTGTCATATGAACCAGATAAGACAACGATTTTATGAAAGCACTGAAAACAGGTCATTAGCTAGCATTCCTCTAAGTGTTTTGTTGGAATCGTGGAATTTACCGTTACCGCCGCAAACCACGATCAATCCTAGCGAGACAGAGACACCCGTTGCATGTACGTCTATACCTCAGACTTCTACGACATGCATGTTACAGCCAGAAAGCGCGTCACAGCCAACAATAGCATCATCAAGGTCGACGCAGCATACCCCTTGTCATCGCGAAGCCCAACAGCCACTTGCACCTCGTCGCTCTTCTAGAAATAGAACGGTACCACGAAGGTTTGCACCCTATCGTATGAACtaa